A region of Sphingobium baderi DNA encodes the following proteins:
- a CDS encoding acetyl-CoA carboxylase biotin carboxylase subunit: MAITKILIANRGEIACRVIRTAQKMGIKTVAVYSDADARSPHVLMADEAVHLGPPPAAQSYLLADKIIEACKATGADAVHPGYGFLSERESFRKALDEAGIIFVGPPANAIAAMGDKIESKKLAMEAGVNVVPGYVGVIEDTEHAVKISNEIGYPVMMKASAGGGGKGMRLAYSEQDVREGFEATKREGLNSFGDDRVFIEKFIESPRHIEIQVLGDQHGNIVYLNERECSIQRRHQKVVEEAPSPFVSPEMRKKMGEQCVALARAVGYFSAGTVELIVSGADKTGDGFYFLEMNTRLQVEHPVTEEITGLDLVEQMIRVANGEKLAFTQADVKINGWSVENRVYAEDPYRGFLPSTGRLIRYNPPETGDGVRVDDGVQEGGEVSMFYDPMIAKLITWAPTRLEAIDKQIAALDRFELEGPGHNIDFLSALMQHERFRSGDITTGFIAQEYPDGFTGAPASEELLRKLAAIGAFAAMAQADRARRIDGQLGKKLKAPTGWQVTIGAGEEGTIHDVVIMGDDVTVDGVSLDMSLEYTPGDRLIEAEFGDEQLAVKIAPVRAGFVLTAHGASHKLRILPVHAAPYAKHMIEKIPPDLSKYLICPMPGLLVALNVQEGDKVEIGQPLAVIEAMKMENILRAQKAGTVKSVSAAQGESLPVDAIILELE; this comes from the coding sequence ATGGCAATCACCAAGATCCTGATCGCGAACCGTGGCGAAATCGCATGTCGCGTGATCCGCACCGCGCAGAAGATGGGTATCAAGACCGTGGCGGTCTATTCCGATGCCGATGCGCGTTCACCCCATGTGTTGATGGCGGATGAGGCCGTTCATCTCGGCCCGCCGCCCGCCGCTCAGTCCTACCTGCTGGCGGACAAGATCATCGAGGCGTGCAAGGCGACGGGCGCTGACGCCGTCCACCCCGGTTACGGCTTCCTTTCGGAGCGAGAAAGCTTCCGCAAGGCGCTCGACGAAGCAGGCATCATCTTCGTTGGCCCCCCGGCCAACGCGATCGCCGCGATGGGCGACAAGATCGAATCCAAGAAGCTGGCCATGGAAGCGGGCGTCAATGTCGTCCCCGGCTATGTCGGCGTGATCGAGGATACCGAACATGCGGTGAAGATCTCTAATGAGATCGGCTATCCGGTGATGATGAAGGCATCGGCTGGCGGCGGCGGTAAGGGCATGCGCCTTGCCTATAGCGAACAGGATGTTCGCGAAGGCTTCGAGGCGACGAAGCGCGAAGGGCTGAACAGCTTTGGCGATGACCGCGTTTTCATCGAGAAGTTCATCGAAAGCCCGCGCCACATCGAAATTCAGGTCCTTGGCGATCAGCACGGCAACATCGTTTATCTGAACGAGCGCGAATGTTCCATCCAGCGTCGCCACCAGAAGGTGGTCGAAGAAGCGCCGTCGCCCTTCGTCAGCCCGGAAATGCGGAAGAAGATGGGTGAACAATGTGTCGCCCTGGCGCGCGCGGTCGGCTATTTCAGCGCAGGCACGGTGGAACTGATCGTGTCGGGCGCGGACAAGACGGGCGATGGCTTCTACTTCCTGGAAATGAACACCCGCCTTCAGGTCGAGCATCCCGTCACGGAAGAAATCACTGGCCTCGATCTCGTCGAACAGATGATCCGCGTCGCGAATGGCGAGAAGCTGGCTTTCACGCAGGCGGACGTGAAGATCAATGGCTGGTCGGTTGAGAATCGCGTTTATGCCGAAGATCCCTATCGTGGCTTCCTTCCCTCCACCGGCCGCCTCATCCGCTATAATCCGCCCGAAACCGGCGATGGCGTGCGCGTCGATGATGGTGTGCAGGAGGGCGGCGAAGTCAGCATGTTCTACGATCCGATGATCGCCAAGCTCATCACCTGGGCGCCGACCCGCCTTGAAGCGATCGACAAGCAGATCGCGGCGTTGGACCGCTTCGAACTCGAAGGGCCGGGCCATAATATCGACTTCCTGTCCGCCCTGATGCAGCATGAGCGGTTCCGCTCCGGCGATATCACAACGGGCTTTATCGCGCAGGAATATCCTGATGGCTTCACCGGGGCTCCGGCGTCGGAGGAACTGCTTCGCAAGCTGGCCGCCATCGGCGCTTTCGCCGCCATGGCGCAGGCCGACCGTGCGCGGCGCATCGACGGCCAACTCGGCAAGAAGCTGAAGGCGCCGACCGGATGGCAGGTGACGATCGGGGCTGGAGAAGAAGGCACGATCCACGATGTCGTCATCATGGGCGACGATGTGACGGTCGATGGCGTGTCGCTGGACATGAGCCTTGAATATACACCGGGCGATCGCCTGATCGAGGCGGAGTTCGGGGATGAGCAGCTCGCCGTGAAGATCGCGCCCGTTCGCGCCGGATTCGTGCTGACCGCGCATGGCGCGAGCCACAAGCTGCGTATCCTGCCCGTTCATGCCGCTCCCTATGCGAAGCATATGATCGAGAAGATCCCGCCGGACCTTTCGAAATATCTGATTTGCCCGATGCCGGGCCTTCTGGTTGCGCTGAATGTGCAGGAAGGCGACAAGGTTGAGATCGGCCAGCCGCTAGCAGTGATCGAGGCGATGAAGATGGAAAATATCCTGCGCGCGCAAAAGGCGGGCACAGTGAAAAGCGTGTCGGCGGCGCAGGGCGAAAGCCTGCCGGTGGATGCGATCATTCTGGAACTTGAATAA
- a CDS encoding tRNA-binding protein, with amino-acid sequence MHLSHDPAAPAADMIVFEDFLKVDIRIGTILSAEPFPEARKPAYKLLIDFGPAIGRKKSSAQITDNYDLADLQGRQVAAVVNFPPRQIGKFMSEVLTLGFADSTGSVTLFAPDKRVPDGSRLF; translated from the coding sequence ATGCATCTCTCACATGATCCTGCAGCGCCCGCTGCAGATATGATTGTCTTCGAAGATTTTCTGAAGGTGGATATTCGGATCGGCACCATTCTGTCGGCCGAACCCTTTCCCGAAGCGCGCAAGCCCGCTTATAAGCTGCTGATCGACTTTGGACCCGCCATCGGTCGCAAAAAATCCAGCGCCCAGATTACGGACAATTATGATCTGGCGGATTTGCAGGGCCGTCAGGTCGCCGCGGTGGTGAATTTTCCCCCGCGTCAAATCGGCAAATTCATGTCGGAGGTTCTGACATTGGGATTTGCTGACTCGACCGGCTCCGTAACGCTTTTCGCGCCCGACAAGAGAGTTCCCGACGGTTCTCGGCTTTTTTGA
- a CDS encoding MFS transporter, producing the protein MGAVGGDYVMDAKRDRTIITASALGTIFEWYDFYIYGVLAPIIGRTFFPTDNPTVELLYSLAGFAIGFGFRPLGAVLFGYLGDRLGRKYTFLATIILMGAATAGVGLTPSAATIGIAAPIILILLRIAQGLALGGEYGGAAIYVAEHAPAGKRGFYTSFIQAGVIGGFILSLVVVVGTQWIVGKAVWDDWGWRLPFLFSLALLGVSIWMRLKLRESPVFVAMKAAGEQSANPLKEAFTYPGNRRRMFVAMLGIAAGFTVIAYTVMFQVLYFLQNSLHVAPGIAQLLVGGSAFAGMAAFIFFGWLSDRVGRKKPIIIGYALTLVLLYPIYQFMGQQANPALAQAAERAPVVVTGSDCRFDPFAKVQPTDCGKLLDHLSKRGVPYESRDDRQLGVTVGDERATDLSPAGLDTLFHNQGYAFDTVTPGWGRSLLIFLPLVVLWVVSGMTYGPVAALLSEYFPARIRYSSFSIPYHIGTGYFGGFLPLVSQYSVARTGDPYAGLWYPIAVVAAALIICLFWLPETRGTKLDA; encoded by the coding sequence ATGGGCGCTGTCGGCGGCGATTATGTCATGGACGCGAAACGCGACCGGACAATCATCACGGCATCCGCACTGGGCACCATCTTCGAATGGTATGATTTCTATATTTACGGCGTTCTGGCGCCTATCATCGGCCGAACTTTTTTTCCGACTGATAACCCCACCGTCGAGTTGCTTTATTCCCTGGCCGGTTTCGCCATCGGCTTTGGCTTTCGCCCATTGGGAGCCGTCCTGTTCGGCTATTTGGGGGACCGCTTGGGCAGAAAATATACCTTTCTTGCAACGATTATCCTGATGGGCGCTGCGACGGCGGGCGTCGGATTGACGCCATCGGCCGCCACGATCGGGATTGCCGCTCCGATCATTCTCATCCTTCTCCGCATAGCGCAGGGACTGGCGCTCGGAGGAGAATATGGTGGTGCAGCCATTTATGTCGCCGAACATGCGCCTGCCGGCAAACGGGGTTTTTACACCAGCTTCATTCAGGCGGGCGTGATTGGCGGTTTCATTCTTTCGCTGGTGGTGGTGGTCGGCACGCAGTGGATCGTCGGCAAGGCGGTGTGGGACGATTGGGGATGGCGATTGCCGTTCCTGTTTTCCCTCGCCCTGCTCGGCGTTTCCATATGGATGCGGTTGAAACTGCGGGAAAGCCCGGTATTCGTCGCGATGAAGGCGGCGGGCGAACAATCCGCCAACCCGCTGAAAGAGGCGTTCACCTATCCGGGAAACCGCCGCAGGATGTTCGTGGCGATGCTCGGCATCGCGGCGGGTTTCACCGTCATCGCCTATACGGTGATGTTCCAGGTGCTCTATTTCCTCCAGAACAGTCTGCATGTCGCGCCCGGCATCGCGCAATTGCTGGTGGGGGGCAGCGCTTTTGCCGGAATGGCGGCATTTATCTTTTTCGGCTGGCTGTCCGATCGGGTGGGCCGGAAGAAACCGATCATTATCGGTTATGCGCTCACGCTCGTGCTGCTTTACCCTATCTATCAGTTCATGGGCCAGCAGGCGAACCCCGCTCTGGCGCAGGCGGCCGAACGGGCGCCGGTGGTTGTTACAGGATCGGATTGTCGCTTCGACCCCTTTGCCAAAGTCCAGCCTACCGATTGCGGCAAGCTGCTCGATCACCTTTCCAAGCGGGGCGTGCCCTATGAAAGCCGGGATGACCGGCAACTGGGTGTGACGGTGGGGGATGAACGGGCCACCGATTTGAGTCCCGCCGGATTGGACACGCTTTTCCACAACCAAGGCTACGCGTTCGACACGGTTACGCCCGGTTGGGGAAGGTCGCTGCTGATCTTCCTGCCGCTGGTCGTGCTTTGGGTCGTTAGCGGAATGACCTATGGCCCGGTGGCGGCTCTGCTGTCGGAGTATTTCCCGGCGCGCATCCGCTATAGCTCCTTTTCGATCCCCTATCATATCGGCACAGGTTATTTTGGCGGATTTCTGCCATTGGTCAGCCAATATAGCGTGGCTCGGACGGGAGACCCCTATGCGGGCTTATGGTATCCGATCGCGGTGGTCGCCGCCGCGCTGATCATCTGCCTCTTCTGGTTGCCGGAAACGCGTGGCACGAAACTCGACGCCTGA
- the alr gene encoding alanine racemase, with amino-acid sequence MRSFPAPLRLRLDSDALVSNWQWLAGQGGAAACGAAVKADGYGLGAREVVRRLTAVGCRDFFVSNWHEAEHLEPLLEQGINLSVLHGVREEDMAYALMSRAMPVLCSPIQIERWKAAGRGECHLMVDTGMSRLGVDWRSDVATLVEGLSVDTLFSHLASADEDSPLNESQLERFAVIKNKVDARRYSLANSAGICLGRDYAFDLTRPGISLYGGIARERAAGHIRQVAFPQAQVLQCRRVVAGDTVGYNATFRAPADMDVAILNLGYADGYLRGFSGCGSVTVDGESLPLIGRVSMDLLAVDVTGQADICEGQWLDIDYDLPRAAAVSGLSQYELLTGLGNRFDRIWV; translated from the coding sequence ATGCGTTCCTTTCCCGCTCCGCTCCGCTTGCGCCTCGATAGCGATGCGCTGGTTTCGAACTGGCAATGGCTCGCAGGGCAGGGCGGCGCGGCTGCCTGCGGCGCGGCGGTCAAGGCGGATGGCTATGGGCTGGGCGCTCGGGAGGTCGTGCGCCGGCTGACGGCCGTAGGCTGCCGCGATTTCTTCGTATCGAACTGGCATGAAGCGGAGCATCTTGAGCCTCTGCTGGAACAGGGGATCAACCTGTCTGTCCTTCACGGCGTGCGCGAGGAGGATATGGCCTATGCCCTGATGTCGCGGGCCATGCCTGTATTATGCTCGCCTATCCAGATCGAACGGTGGAAAGCCGCGGGCAGGGGCGAATGTCACCTGATGGTCGATACGGGCATGAGCCGTCTGGGGGTCGATTGGCGGAGTGATGTTGCCACATTGGTGGAGGGCTTGTCGGTCGACACGCTTTTTAGCCATCTGGCTTCGGCGGATGAAGATTCGCCGCTGAACGAAAGCCAGCTTGAACGCTTCGCCGTGATCAAGAACAAGGTGGATGCCCGGCGATATAGTCTGGCCAACAGCGCCGGTATCTGCCTTGGCCGGGATTATGCTTTCGATCTGACGCGTCCGGGAATTTCCCTCTATGGCGGCATAGCGCGTGAACGGGCCGCCGGTCATATCCGTCAGGTTGCGTTCCCCCAGGCGCAGGTGCTGCAATGCCGCCGCGTTGTAGCTGGCGACACCGTTGGATATAATGCAACCTTCCGTGCGCCCGCCGATATGGACGTAGCGATATTGAACCTTGGCTATGCGGACGGATATTTGCGGGGTTTTTCCGGCTGTGGTTCCGTGACCGTCGACGGCGAAAGCCTGCCGCTCATCGGGCGGGTATCAATGGACCTGCTGGCCGTGGATGTGACCGGACAAGCGGACATCTGCGAAGGGCAATGGCTGGACATCGATTATGATCTGCCGCGTGCCGCCGCTGTGTCCGGCCTGTCGCAATATGAACTTCTGACCGGCCTCGGGAATCGCTTCGATCGAATCTGGGTATGA
- a CDS encoding acetyl-CoA C-acetyltransferase — protein sequence MSDIVITAAKRTAVGSFLGAYANTPAHELGRTAIVAALAQAGLSPEEVDEIILGQVLTAAQGQNPARQAAVNAGIPVERTAIGINQLCGSGLRSVALAAQAIKAGDARIMIAGGQENMSMAPHAQNLRGGVKMGALSLVDTMILDGLTDAFHNYHMGVTAENLAEKFQISREAQDQFAVASQNKAEAARAAGRFKDEIVPVTIKGRKGDTVVDSDEYIRTGATLAAMQALRPAFKKDGTVTAGNASGINDGAAALVIMTGAEAAKRNAPILGRIASFATCGVDPAIMGIGPAPATRIALEKAGWSLGDLDLIEANEAFAAQSLAVGQELGWDPEKVNVNGGAIAIGHPIGASGARVLTTLLYEMQKRDAKKGLATLCVGGGMGVSMCIER from the coding sequence GTGTCAGACATCGTCATCACCGCAGCCAAGCGAACCGCCGTCGGCAGCTTCCTGGGCGCTTATGCCAACACCCCGGCGCATGAACTGGGCAGAACGGCGATCGTCGCCGCTTTGGCGCAGGCAGGCCTTTCGCCCGAAGAAGTGGACGAAATCATATTGGGCCAGGTTCTGACCGCGGCCCAAGGGCAAAATCCGGCCCGGCAGGCCGCCGTCAATGCGGGTATTCCCGTTGAGCGAACGGCTATCGGCATCAATCAGCTCTGCGGTTCCGGCCTGCGTTCCGTGGCGCTTGCTGCACAAGCGATCAAGGCGGGCGACGCCCGTATCATGATCGCAGGCGGTCAGGAGAATATGTCCATGGCGCCCCACGCGCAAAATCTGCGCGGTGGGGTCAAGATGGGCGCGCTGTCATTGGTCGACACCATGATCCTGGACGGCCTGACCGATGCGTTTCACAACTATCATATGGGCGTGACTGCTGAGAATCTGGCGGAAAAATTCCAGATTTCTCGTGAAGCACAGGATCAGTTCGCCGTTGCCAGCCAGAACAAGGCGGAGGCTGCACGCGCGGCTGGTCGCTTCAAGGACGAAATCGTGCCTGTGACGATCAAGGGCCGCAAGGGCGATACGGTGGTCGATAGCGATGAATATATCCGCACCGGCGCCACGCTGGCAGCCATGCAGGCGTTGAGGCCCGCCTTCAAGAAGGACGGCACCGTCACCGCCGGCAACGCCAGCGGCATCAATGACGGCGCCGCCGCGCTGGTCATCATGACCGGGGCCGAAGCGGCAAAGCGCAACGCGCCGATATTGGGACGTATCGCCTCCTTCGCCACCTGCGGCGTGGATCCGGCGATCATGGGCATAGGCCCCGCTCCCGCCACCCGCATCGCGTTGGAAAAGGCTGGCTGGTCACTGGGCGACCTGGATCTGATCGAAGCCAATGAAGCTTTTGCCGCTCAATCCCTGGCCGTGGGACAGGAACTGGGCTGGGATCCGGAAAAGGTAAACGTCAACGGCGGCGCCATTGCCATCGGCCATCCGATCGGAGCATCCGGCGCGCGCGTGCTCACTACCCTGCTTTATGAAATGCAGAAGCGCGATGCCAAAAAAGGACTGGCGACATTGTGCGTCGGCGGCGGCATGGGCGTTTCCATGTGCATCGAACGCTGA
- a CDS encoding alpha/beta hydrolase yields the protein MEISPTPVHSALAQAHAAPQHGPRPLPLFLDILWRETEDDPELRRRAFQGLRKYQSAERSTPPSAAPVVAASGNARLLHYGTASGRPPVVFVPSLINPPTVLDLSESRSMLRHMAAQGHDAYLVDWGTPAAGDSMLGLDSHVAERLVPMLASLPLPPILVGYCLGGSLVLGAAMLHPVRAVATIAAPWHFDGFPAADLDLIIGLWNGAKTTCERLGYVPMEVLQSGFWALDPARTIRKFAAFADITAGTDDERAFLSVEDWANGGAPLTFAAGRDLFETFYEGNMSGLGNWMIRDRAVKLESLTCPNLSICSATDRIVPAAASPRLAQSEMLQMGHVGMIVGRQAPELLWNPLSQWLSGHGG from the coding sequence ATGGAAATCTCTCCCACTCCTGTTCATTCCGCATTAGCACAAGCTCATGCCGCGCCGCAACATGGCCCCCGCCCACTGCCACTTTTCCTCGATATTTTATGGCGCGAAACCGAAGATGATCCCGAATTGCGCCGTCGCGCTTTTCAAGGCCTGCGAAAATATCAATCCGCAGAAAGGTCCACGCCGCCGTCCGCTGCCCCCGTCGTTGCGGCATCAGGAAATGCCCGATTGCTGCACTACGGCACGGCAAGTGGGCGTCCTCCAGTCGTTTTCGTGCCTTCGCTCATCAATCCCCCGACCGTGCTCGATCTGTCCGAAAGCCGATCGATGCTGCGCCACATGGCCGCACAAGGACATGACGCCTATCTGGTCGATTGGGGAACACCCGCCGCGGGGGATTCCATGCTCGGCCTTGATAGCCATGTCGCCGAACGCCTGGTACCGATGCTGGCGTCGCTTCCTCTCCCTCCCATTCTGGTCGGCTATTGCCTGGGCGGCAGTCTGGTTCTCGGCGCTGCGATGCTGCATCCCGTCCGGGCCGTCGCGACCATAGCCGCACCCTGGCATTTCGATGGCTTTCCAGCAGCCGATCTCGACCTGATCATCGGCCTGTGGAATGGGGCGAAGACGACATGTGAGCGCCTTGGCTATGTCCCTATGGAGGTTCTTCAGTCTGGTTTTTGGGCCCTCGATCCCGCCCGAACCATTCGCAAATTTGCGGCGTTCGCCGATATTACCGCTGGAACGGACGATGAACGCGCGTTCCTCTCCGTGGAAGACTGGGCGAACGGAGGCGCGCCCCTGACCTTCGCCGCGGGCCGCGACCTTTTCGAAACATTCTATGAAGGCAATATGAGCGGATTGGGAAACTGGATGATCCGGGACCGGGCCGTGAAGCTCGAATCCCTGACTTGCCCCAATCTTTCCATTTGTTCCGCAACGGACCGTATCGTCCCGGCAGCCGCATCGCCGCGGCTCGCCCAAAGCGAAATGCTGCAGATGGGGCATGTGGGAATGATTGTGGGGCGCCAAGCGCCCGAACTCCTCTGGAATCCTTTATCCCAATGGCTTTCCGGCCATGGTGGATGA
- the phaR gene encoding polyhydroxyalkanoate synthesis repressor PhaR, whose amino-acid sequence MAKSKTINESEPVIIKKYANRRLYNTETSSYITLDLLSQMTREGREFVVVDAKSGEDITHNVLTQIIMEEEQRGKNMLPVNFLRQLISMYGDSMQSMVPQYLEASMEAFRKNQQQFQEAMKGAFGGGPFAEIAKRNMQMFEVAANAFGKGGAAPSAKSFQSDESKDDEIADLKAQLAALNAKIDKLS is encoded by the coding sequence ATGGCGAAGTCCAAGACGATAAACGAATCCGAACCGGTGATTATCAAGAAGTACGCGAACCGGCGGCTCTATAATACGGAAACGTCGAGCTATATCACGCTGGATCTGTTGTCGCAGATGACTCGTGAGGGGCGCGAGTTCGTAGTCGTCGATGCCAAGTCCGGCGAGGACATCACGCATAATGTCCTGACCCAGATCATCATGGAGGAGGAGCAGCGGGGCAAGAACATGCTGCCCGTCAACTTTCTGCGTCAATTGATCTCCATGTATGGCGATTCCATGCAATCCATGGTGCCGCAATATCTGGAAGCGTCCATGGAAGCGTTCCGAAAGAACCAGCAGCAATTTCAGGAAGCGATGAAAGGGGCGTTCGGCGGTGGTCCCTTTGCTGAAATCGCCAAGCGGAACATGCAGATGTTCGAAGTGGCGGCCAATGCCTTTGGAAAGGGCGGGGCGGCGCCATCGGCCAAATCTTTCCAATCCGACGAAAGCAAGGATGACGAGATCGCAGACCTCAAGGCGCAGCTTGCGGCCCTCAACGCGAAGATCGACAAGCTGAGCTAA
- the proS gene encoding proline--tRNA ligase — protein MKHALSVTREQDFAAWYQAVVSEADMAEESGVRGCMVIRPWGYGIWERIQKLLDERIKATGHENCYFPLFIPLSYFEKEAEHVDGFAKEMAVVTHHRLIQKDGKMVPDPEAKLEEPLVVRPTSETVIGAAFSRWVQSWRDLPVLINQWANVVRWEMRTRMFLRTSEFLWQEGHTAHATVEEAMDETMKMLEVYRSFAEECVALPVIAGEKPENERFPGAVATYSIEAMMQDGKALQAGTSHFLGTTFSQAQNIKFQNAEGQQELAQTTSWGMSTRMIGGLIMVHGDDDGLRVPPRVAPYQIVVVPMLRDTEEDAAILDYCAALVSELNEQDVFREPVRALLDRRPAKAANKRWGWVKKGAPIVIEVGGRDVAGGNVSVLRRDRLYREDGKLDSQIVAKNDFLTQATAMLEGIQQALFADANARLHGNIDKSIASLEDLKALFAVSSKPGWALVQWSKPTGAALDKVVEWLKGEKLTLRNVPMDAEAADGVCIFTGQPAVQRVLVGRSY, from the coding sequence GTGAAGCACGCCCTTTCCGTTACCCGTGAACAGGATTTCGCCGCCTGGTATCAGGCGGTCGTCTCCGAAGCCGACATGGCGGAGGAAAGCGGCGTTCGCGGTTGCATGGTCATCCGTCCGTGGGGCTATGGCATCTGGGAACGCATCCAGAAGCTTCTGGATGAGCGCATCAAGGCGACGGGCCACGAAAACTGCTATTTTCCGCTCTTCATTCCGCTTTCCTATTTTGAGAAGGAAGCGGAGCATGTGGACGGTTTCGCCAAGGAAATGGCGGTCGTCACCCATCACCGTCTGATCCAGAAGGACGGTAAGATGGTGCCGGACCCCGAAGCGAAGCTGGAAGAACCGCTGGTGGTGCGTCCGACCTCCGAAACGGTGATCGGCGCGGCTTTTTCCCGCTGGGTGCAAAGCTGGCGCGATCTGCCCGTGCTCATCAACCAGTGGGCCAATGTCGTGCGCTGGGAAATGCGAACCCGCATGTTTTTGCGGACCAGCGAGTTTCTCTGGCAGGAAGGGCATACCGCCCATGCCACTGTCGAAGAAGCGATGGACGAGACGATGAAGATGCTGGAAGTCTATCGCAGCTTCGCCGAAGAGTGCGTCGCACTCCCCGTCATTGCGGGGGAAAAGCCGGAAAATGAACGTTTTCCAGGCGCGGTCGCGACCTATTCCATCGAAGCGATGATGCAGGACGGAAAAGCGCTTCAGGCCGGAACGTCGCATTTTCTGGGCACGACTTTCAGCCAGGCGCAGAACATCAAATTCCAGAATGCCGAAGGGCAGCAGGAACTGGCCCAGACGACGAGCTGGGGCATGTCCACCCGCATGATCGGCGGGCTCATCATGGTGCATGGCGATGATGACGGCCTGCGCGTGCCTCCACGGGTGGCGCCCTATCAGATCGTCGTGGTGCCGATGCTGCGCGATACGGAAGAGGATGCGGCCATTCTCGATTATTGCGCGGCTCTGGTCAGCGAACTCAACGAACAGGACGTGTTTCGTGAACCCGTCCGCGCATTGCTGGACAGGCGACCCGCCAAGGCGGCCAACAAGCGTTGGGGCTGGGTGAAGAAGGGGGCTCCGATCGTAATAGAGGTCGGTGGTCGTGACGTCGCCGGTGGAAATGTGTCGGTCTTGCGCCGCGACAGGCTTTATCGGGAAGATGGGAAGCTCGACAGCCAGATTGTTGCGAAGAACGATTTCCTCACGCAGGCGACGGCAATGCTGGAAGGCATTCAGCAGGCGCTGTTTGCCGACGCGAATGCCCGATTGCACGGCAATATCGATAAAAGCATCGCTTCGCTGGAGGATCTGAAGGCCCTTTTTGCAGTCAGTTCCAAGCCAGGATGGGCATTGGTGCAATGGAGCAAGCCGACCGGCGCAGCACTTGATAAAGTCGTCGAGTGGCTGAAGGGCGAGAAGCTGACTCTGCGTAATGTGCCGATGGATGCCGAAGCGGCCGATGGCGTCTGTATCTTTACCGGCCAGCCTGCGGTGCAGCGGGTTCTGGTCGGGCGTTCCTATTAA
- the cbiB gene encoding adenosylcobinamide-phosphate synthase CbiB, producing MTDPVAIAALALDAALGWPRALYVRIGHPIGIFARIISACERRWNRPQWSNGARRLAGIGTLAILLVIVIGGGLLLEYLASHWLGSYGWLAIALLAWPALAQRSLFEHVHPVARYLEKGDAEKARRAVSMIVGRDTQALDEPAIARAAIESLSESFCDGIAAPLFWLLVGGLPGIWAYKAINTADSLIGHKEEKWHAFGGAAARTDDLVNFVPARIAGALICMAGGGGWRIMLRDAGKHASPNAGWTEAAMAGALGLRLAGPLSYDGISHDKPWIGDGDERAAPLDIDHALKVYLRACAILWVLAAIIQWRF from the coding sequence TTGACTGATCCGGTCGCCATCGCCGCCCTTGCCCTTGATGCGGCGCTCGGTTGGCCACGCGCCCTTTATGTCCGGATCGGTCATCCCATCGGCATCTTCGCCCGGATCATAAGCGCGTGCGAACGCCGATGGAACCGCCCCCAATGGAGCAATGGAGCACGCCGCCTAGCTGGCATCGGGACTTTGGCCATATTGCTGGTCATTGTGATCGGCGGCGGTCTGCTGCTGGAGTATCTCGCATCTCACTGGCTTGGTTCTTACGGCTGGCTCGCCATTGCACTTCTGGCATGGCCCGCTCTGGCGCAACGAAGCCTGTTCGAACATGTTCACCCGGTCGCCCGCTATCTTGAAAAAGGCGATGCCGAAAAGGCGCGGCGCGCGGTTTCGATGATCGTGGGAAGGGACACGCAGGCGCTGGATGAACCGGCCATCGCCCGCGCCGCGATAGAAAGCCTGTCGGAAAGTTTCTGCGACGGGATAGCGGCGCCGCTATTCTGGCTGCTTGTCGGGGGCCTGCCGGGCATCTGGGCATATAAGGCGATCAACACCGCCGACAGCCTGATCGGTCATAAGGAAGAAAAATGGCACGCCTTTGGCGGGGCCGCCGCGCGAACCGACGATCTTGTGAATTTCGTCCCCGCCCGAATAGCAGGCGCGCTGATTTGCATGGCTGGCGGTGGCGGGTGGCGGATCATGCTGCGTGATGCAGGCAAACATGCATCCCCCAATGCAGGCTGGACCGAAGCCGCCATGGCGGGGGCACTGGGGCTGAGACTGGCCGGACCGCTAAGCTATGATGGCATTTCGCATGACAAGCCATGGATCGGCGACGGCGACGAGCGAGCCGCCCCTCTCGACATCGATCATGCCCTGAAGGTTTATCTGCGGGCCTGCGCGATACTCTGGGTTTTGGCCGCCATCATCCAATGGCGTTTCTGA